The proteins below come from a single Conger conger chromosome 10, fConCon1.1, whole genome shotgun sequence genomic window:
- the neurod4 gene encoding neurogenic differentiation factor 4 has product MMTKPYGKGDVADLVSSLGWMDEELSLQERDSGAQVGRYGLGRGGGGGEDLGSEDLEEEGEEEEEEDCREEEEEGEKAPKRRGPKRKKMTKARQERFRARRVKANARERSRMHGLNDALDNLRRVMPCYSKTQKLSKIETLRLARNYIWALSEVLESGQSLEAPGFMEMLCKGLSQPTSNLVAGCLQLGPAPTPFDNADDARGGGPGAPGAMGAGQQRHPFSYPSPGLPSPPYGSLDSSHLVHLKGFKGGAYESSSPNECSAGTPPYDGPLTPPLSISGNFALKQEPSPHDTDRGYAPHPAHFLSSHPYPPSSMAGLPGPQGHALFQASRFELPLDMAFDSFAPPHMVAAQMGAIYSE; this is encoded by the coding sequence ATGATGACCAAACCCTATGGGAAAGGAGACGTGGCGGACCTGGTGAGCTCTCTGGGCTGGATGGACGAGGAGCTGAGCCTGCAGGAGAGGGACAGCGGGGCCCAGGTGGGACGCTACGGACTGGGCAGGGGCGGAGGAGGCGGAGAGGACCTGGGGAGCGAGGAcctggaggaggaaggggaggaggaggaggaggaggactgcagagaggaggaggaggagggtgagaaGGCGCCCAAGAGGAGGGGCCCCAAGAGGAAGAAGATGACCAAAGCCCGGCAGGAGCGGTTCCGCGCCCGGCGCGTGAAGGCTAACGCCCGCGAGCGCTCGCGCATGCACGGCCTCAACGACGCCCTGGACAACCTGCGGCGCGTCATGCCCTGCTACTCCAAGACCCAGAAGCTGTCCAAGATCGAGACGCTGCGGCTGGCCCGCAACTACATCTGGGCCCTGTCGGAGGTGCTGGAGAGCGGCCAGTCCCTGGAGGCCCCGGGCTTCATGGAGATGCTGTGCAAGGGCCTGTCCCAGCCAACCAGCAACCTGGTGGCCGGCTGCCTGCAGCTGGGCCCCGCCCCGACGCCGTTCGACAACGCGGACGACGCGCGGGGGGGAGGTCCGGGGGCGCCCGGGGCGATGGGGGCGGGGCAGCAGCGCCACCCCTTCAGCTACCCCTCCCCCGGCCTGCCCAGCCCGCCCTACGGCTCCCTGGACTCCTCCCACCTCGTGCACTTGAAGGGCTTCAAGGGCGGGGCTTACGAGAGCTCCTCCCCCAACGAGTGCAGCGCAGGCACGCCCCCCTACGACGGGCCCCTGACCCCGCCCCTCAGCATCAGCGGCAACTTCGCCCTCAAGCAGGAACCCTCGCCTCACGACACGGACCGAGGTTACGCCCCACACCCCGCCCACTTCCTGTCCTCGCACCCCTACCCGCCTTCCTCCATGGCGGGGCTGCCTGGGCCCCAGGGCCACGCTCTGTTTCAGGCGTCCCGCTTCGAGCTGCCCCTAGACATGGCCTTCGACTCCTTCGCCCCGCCCCACATGGTGGCAGCGCAGATGGGTGCCATCTACAGTGAGTGA